From Allofrancisella guangzhouensis, a single genomic window includes:
- the sohB gene encoding protease SohB — MWYQGFIDFVFFILSALVVIFTIVFVLGSFFSLLAKAKQEVTKLSKGKLEINKLGSEYKETKEKLLETLLDKKEYKSYLKKQKKHTKEISSRNRIFVLNFKGDIHASQVENLRKEISAILGVANTTDEVVVRIDSPGGVVNGYGFAAAQLERIRQAGINLTVCIDQIAASGGYMMSAVAHKIISAPFAIVGSIGVVGTVPNIRELLQKNGIDVEMHTSGAYKRTLTTVGENTEEGRQKFKQDLHNIHELFKKHILIYRPNLDMQKVATGEYWFGKDALELGLVDEIQTYDDYIIRHLDKESNVYEVSFVRKKEKGFLKSKLAYVKSMITNFLYARKII; from the coding sequence ATGTGGTATCAAGGATTTATAGATTTTGTATTTTTTATATTAAGTGCGTTAGTAGTTATATTTACTATCGTATTTGTCTTAGGAAGTTTTTTTTCATTGTTAGCAAAGGCAAAACAAGAGGTAACTAAGCTTTCAAAAGGTAAGCTAGAAATTAATAAGCTAGGTAGTGAATATAAAGAAACCAAAGAAAAACTTTTAGAGACACTATTAGACAAAAAAGAATATAAAAGCTACCTTAAAAAACAAAAAAAACACACTAAAGAAATAAGTTCAAGAAATAGGATTTTTGTTTTGAACTTTAAAGGCGATATTCATGCTTCTCAAGTTGAAAACTTACGTAAAGAAATTTCAGCTATATTAGGCGTTGCTAATACTACAGATGAAGTTGTGGTACGAATTGATAGTCCTGGTGGCGTAGTTAATGGTTATGGATTTGCTGCAGCTCAATTAGAGCGTATACGCCAAGCAGGCATAAACTTGACAGTGTGTATAGATCAGATAGCTGCAAGTGGTGGTTATATGATGTCTGCTGTTGCACATAAAATTATTTCAGCACCGTTTGCTATAGTTGGCTCGATTGGTGTGGTAGGGACTGTGCCTAATATTAGAGAGTTGCTGCAAAAGAATGGCATAGATGTCGAAATGCATACTTCCGGAGCATACAAACGTACTTTAACTACTGTTGGTGAGAATACAGAAGAGGGACGCCAAAAATTTAAACAAGACTTACACAATATTCATGAGTTATTTAAAAAGCATATACTAATATATAGACCAAACTTAGATATGCAAAAAGTTGCTACTGGTGAATATTGGTTCGGTAAAGATGCTTTAGAGCTAGGTTTGGTAGATGAAATTCAAACTTATGATGATTATATAATTAGGCACCTTGATAAAGAAAGTAATGTTTATGAGGTTAGTTTTGTTAGGAAAAAAGAAAAAGGGTTTTTAAAGTCAAAACTAGCATATGTTAAGAGTATGATTACTAACTTTTTATATGCACGTAAAATAATATAG
- the sspA gene encoding transcriptional regulator SspA: MKVTLYTAKYCPYSLRARIALAEKKMNMEVVESGDLSSEMLKKISPDGIFPVLKEKDYSINNRKALLIYIDERFPAPGLLPSLVNERIKIRLSLDKIDNEWYPVLDEIKKNRNDKAKLDSLFKNLKDSFLAVEKVFTETDFFICSSFTLADCYIAAYLISLEAEGFIIDESFGAIYNYKKRIFVRDSIKKANLKGNANDSLLKTLRVHR, translated from the coding sequence ATGAAAGTAACATTATATACAGCTAAATACTGTCCATACTCACTAAGAGCAAGAATCGCTCTAGCGGAAAAAAAGATGAATATGGAGGTAGTAGAATCAGGAGATTTATCATCAGAGATGTTAAAAAAGATCTCGCCAGATGGTATATTTCCAGTTTTAAAAGAAAAAGATTATAGTATAAATAATAGAAAGGCGCTGTTAATTTACATCGATGAGAGGTTTCCAGCACCAGGATTATTACCAAGTTTGGTAAATGAAAGGATCAAAATCCGTTTGTCTCTAGATAAAATAGATAATGAGTGGTATCCAGTTTTGGATGAAATTAAAAAAAACCGTAATGATAAAGCTAAGCTTGATTCTTTATTTAAGAATCTAAAAGATAGCTTTTTGGCTGTTGAAAAAGTTTTTACAGAAACAGATTTTTTTATCTGCTCAAGTTTTACGTTAGCAGATTGCTATATAGCAGCGTATTTGATCTCTCTTGAAGCTGAAGGCTTTATTATAGATGAGAGTTTTGGTGCGATTTATAATTATAAAAAGCGTATTTTTGTACGTGATTCTATTAAAAAAGCAAATTTAAAAGGAAATGCTAATGATTCGCTGTTAAAAACCTTACGAGTTCATAGGTAG
- a CDS encoding TusE/DsrC/DsvC family sulfur relay protein: MDNYNTDSEGFLLDFNNWDVIFCQATALEEGIILSSDHMVIINFLRSFYNKYEKSPAIRELISALKKEYNDKLGNSLYLQKLFPISPAVQAAKLAGLPKPKRCI, translated from the coding sequence GTGGATAACTACAACACAGACAGCGAAGGCTTTTTGTTAGACTTTAATAATTGGGACGTAATTTTCTGTCAGGCAACAGCTTTAGAAGAAGGTATAATATTGTCTAGCGATCATATGGTAATTATTAATTTTCTTAGAAGTTTTTATAATAAATACGAAAAATCACCGGCGATAAGAGAGCTCATTAGCGCATTAAAAAAAGAATACAATGATAAACTAGGCAATAGTTTGTATCTACAAAAACTATTTCCAATCTCTCCAGCAGTTCAAGCTGCTAAACTAGCTGGACTCCCAAAACCTAAAAGATGTATATAA
- a CDS encoding oxidative damage protection protein, giving the protein MTKVLCKKYNQELDAIPYKPLPGELGEKIQAAISNKAWQDWLAHQTILINEYRLNLIEPKAKEFLQKEMHKFLFENKE; this is encoded by the coding sequence ATGACTAAAGTATTATGTAAAAAATATAATCAAGAACTAGATGCTATTCCCTACAAGCCTTTACCAGGCGAATTAGGAGAAAAAATTCAAGCTGCAATTTCGAATAAAGCTTGGCAAGATTGGCTTGCTCACCAGACGATTCTGATTAATGAATATCGCCTTAACTTGATAGAACCAAAAGCAAAAGAGTTTTTACAAAAAGAAATGCACAAATTCTTATTTGAAAATAAAGAGTAA
- a CDS encoding ArnT family glycosyltransferase, which translates to MYNLLKKNIFLVFIALIYLLFIGATPLFDRDEGYYVSVVINMLNNHNYLLPTYNNEYWLEKPILLYWLIQTSILFFSKSIFAFRLPAACCGILLIMSMNFLLRKIIKDKTFCLIICASTAFMPLLIVISRTTMIDVPLVLFTTLTLLCFFAATEKDKTCDRKWYYFSWLFLGLSFLAKGPVGIAIILPTMFIYLLIQRNFWRVFFRANIPIGVLIFCIVNFWYFLVFWKLGYKFWNDFFIQQIFNRSSKSLVGGTAIFANLGGTFFYIATILLTTIPFIAPAVSGFLLALNKGLKSRESIWDKLALLSAIFSVITIIIFSLSATKLPYYILPIYPFWGILVGYFWLNIKTNNNFFIPYKNVFWSVFYLSSLLIIIVSFIAPFVIYFGWNSINNAVKRDLNPTEYALPATLPSHLWVLFLLGIISILVIFIFRHFYRKKHINYMILTTIIGGCLYSLLAILIFFISISWLQTPAINMAKELKGRLTKNSIVSEIAIIKPSLHYYLNADKINDYALATKYVMSNKSQGIENYTIINDLNELDANVSGKYPYYLITRDGLDIDYKSKNISIIKNFHPYIILGNDKAKQQWKNHNT; encoded by the coding sequence ATGTATAATCTCTTGAAAAAAAACATATTTTTAGTTTTTATAGCTTTAATATATTTGTTATTCATCGGGGCTACTCCTTTATTTGACCGTGATGAAGGTTATTACGTTTCTGTTGTAATAAATATGCTTAATAACCACAATTACTTATTACCTACTTATAATAATGAATATTGGCTTGAAAAACCTATACTATTATATTGGTTGATACAAACTTCCATACTATTCTTTAGTAAAAGCATCTTTGCCTTTAGACTTCCCGCTGCTTGCTGTGGGATACTGCTAATTATGTCTATGAATTTTTTGCTTAGAAAAATCATAAAGGATAAAACATTTTGCCTTATTATTTGTGCTTCTACAGCATTTATGCCTTTGTTAATAGTTATATCTAGAACTACTATGATAGATGTTCCTTTAGTTCTTTTTACAACTTTGACTTTGTTATGTTTTTTTGCAGCTACTGAAAAAGATAAAACTTGTGATAGAAAATGGTATTATTTTTCATGGCTATTTTTAGGCTTAAGTTTTTTAGCTAAAGGGCCTGTAGGTATAGCTATAATATTGCCAACTATGTTTATATATTTGTTAATACAACGTAATTTTTGGCGTGTTTTTTTTAGAGCAAACATACCCATTGGCGTACTAATCTTTTGTATTGTTAATTTTTGGTACTTTTTAGTGTTTTGGAAGCTTGGGTATAAATTTTGGAATGACTTTTTTATCCAACAAATATTTAATAGGAGTTCAAAAAGTTTAGTTGGTGGCACAGCGATATTTGCAAATTTAGGTGGTACATTTTTTTATATAGCTACGATCTTATTAACTACAATCCCATTTATTGCTCCAGCAGTATCAGGATTTTTATTAGCGTTAAATAAAGGTTTAAAGTCTAGGGAATCGATCTGGGATAAACTAGCTTTACTATCAGCTATATTTAGTGTTATTACTATAATAATATTTAGCTTATCTGCTACTAAATTACCCTATTACATACTACCAATTTACCCTTTTTGGGGTATCTTAGTGGGATATTTCTGGTTAAATATTAAAACTAATAATAACTTCTTTATTCCATACAAAAATGTCTTTTGGTCAGTATTTTACCTAAGCTCATTACTTATTATTATAGTTAGTTTTATAGCACCTTTTGTTATTTATTTTGGTTGGAACAGCATTAATAATGCAGTCAAAAGAGATCTTAATCCGACTGAATATGCATTACCTGCAACTTTACCTAGTCATTTATGGGTTTTGTTTTTACTCGGTATTATAAGTATTTTAGTGATTTTTATATTTAGACATTTTTATCGTAAAAAACATATTAACTACATGATATTGACTACCATTATTGGAGGATGTTTATATAGTTTGTTAGCTATACTAATATTTTTTATTTCTATCTCATGGTTACAAACACCAGCGATAAATATGGCCAAAGAGTTAAAAGGCAGACTGACTAAAAATTCAATCGTTAGTGAGATAGCAATTATTAAACCATCACTTCATTACTACCTTAACGCAGATAAAATCAATGATTACGCTCTTGCAACAAAGTACGTAATGTCAAATAAATCACAAGGTATAGAGAATTATACGATTATAAATGATTTAAATGAACTAGATGCTAATGTATCTGGTAAATATCCATACTATCTAATAACAAGAGATGGCTTAGATATTGACTATAAATCAAAAAATATTAGCATAATAAAGAATTTTCATCCATACATAATACTAGGTAACGATAAGGCAAAACAACAATGGAAAAACCACAATACATAG
- a CDS encoding phosphatase PAP2 family protein: protein MEKPQYIEKYKLIKYLQLKYSILPVAIMVIFSYYFIDVGVENLVLLIPEHIRSIFKVITFLGDSSWIIISTLLIIITLTICKVRKKEAISSHNIYKLLSPSVFILSSVILSGILVQILKCIIGRARPVLFSEHGAAYFHHFNFFEANFSSMPSGHSTTIGSLFACLMLIFPKHRYLWLILAIFTASTRIVVLKHYPSDVIFGLALGIYTSIYLFKIFWSKQ from the coding sequence ATGGAAAAACCACAATACATAGAAAAATATAAACTTATAAAATATTTACAACTCAAATACTCAATCTTACCTGTAGCTATAATGGTTATTTTTAGCTACTATTTTATAGATGTAGGAGTTGAAAATTTAGTTTTACTTATCCCAGAACACATCAGATCGATTTTTAAAGTTATAACTTTTCTAGGAGATTCAAGTTGGATAATAATTTCAACCTTACTAATAATTATTACTTTAACTATATGTAAAGTTAGAAAAAAAGAAGCGATATCTTCTCACAACATATATAAACTCTTATCTCCTAGTGTATTTATACTTTCCAGTGTTATTTTAAGCGGAATTTTAGTTCAAATTTTAAAATGTATAATTGGTAGAGCTAGACCAGTACTTTTTAGCGAGCATGGAGCAGCATATTTCCATCATTTTAACTTTTTTGAAGCTAATTTCTCAAGTATGCCTTCTGGACATTCTACAACAATAGGTAGTCTGTTTGCTTGCTTAATGCTTATATTTCCAAAACATAGATACCTATGGCTAATTTTAGCAATATTTACAGCATCAACGAGAATCGTAGTTTTAAAACATTATCCTAGTGATGTAATATTTGGCTTAGCTTTAGGCATATATACATCTATTTACCTCTTTAAAATTTTTTGGAGCAAACAGTAA
- a CDS encoding ankyrin repeat domain-containing protein has product MSYYKNLIENIKDISEKCDWSDYYTALDLPQTQDLDFGLAVLWSRAYLYHHLEIFDETIGRLTKGIVNEQFNDTGYTKLADFIKAVSDHAQRPKSIDGHVGDSLFNRFTSLRFTLDELKDLSNLKKGESIYSTSFFRANHVTIFDKPFIGTKQDYKKFLKLLVDSLSSSDYDTCIHLNGMEHNVVVATTANQDLIKLFEPKKLEVVACKPVDYSRYQTESLIDDILRTLNSEVGVPTNIIPGQQPLFTLNVLVYAADDISKSLVINSYKDRLDSDLQQKLRNARLDILNELNGYINSWRWKHHKKRATYTRSKISAMNNNMEDVYNFITEELSILNRTFESSEQGGEKHYKDNRLSSASTHSLENSAYKRIISESIEKFNKIYSEKIIGNIYDYENGVLKNIYDKGYYTDRRFLYIACYHGHTKIVEELMNREVDITIPSGPNGQTHLFIACKKGHLEIVRLLLGRYEDRDSSHEEEKRESFYKKNISTSQKIVDPKQIRTNVSLARPIKFVSPFQNKRKKLKNSELNSHRKDKKTALFIACQYGRTEIVKLLIEKGADSIKAAEDRQTPMSIAGKNGYQDIVDILSKAVVR; this is encoded by the coding sequence ATGAGTTACTACAAAAACTTAATAGAAAATATAAAAGATATTTCAGAAAAATGTGATTGGAGTGATTATTATACCGCTTTAGACTTACCACAAACACAAGACTTAGATTTCGGTCTCGCTGTTTTATGGAGTCGAGCGTACCTATATCACCATCTTGAGATATTTGACGAAACGATAGGTAGGCTTACAAAAGGCATCGTAAATGAGCAGTTTAATGATACTGGGTATACCAAATTAGCTGACTTTATTAAAGCTGTATCTGATCATGCGCAACGACCGAAAAGTATAGATGGACATGTTGGTGATAGTTTGTTTAACCGATTTACGTCATTACGATTTACTTTAGATGAGTTAAAGGACTTAAGTAACTTAAAAAAAGGGGAATCAATTTATAGTACCTCGTTTTTTCGAGCAAATCATGTAACAATATTTGATAAACCTTTTATTGGAACTAAACAAGATTATAAAAAGTTTTTAAAGCTACTAGTTGATAGCCTTTCTAGCAGTGATTATGATACTTGTATTCACTTAAATGGTATGGAACATAACGTGGTAGTTGCAACTACTGCTAATCAAGATCTTATAAAATTGTTTGAGCCTAAAAAGTTAGAAGTGGTTGCGTGTAAACCTGTTGATTATTCCAGGTACCAAACTGAATCTTTGATTGATGATATTTTGAGGACTCTTAATTCTGAGGTAGGGGTGCCTACGAATATAATACCTGGACAACAACCCCTTTTTACTTTAAATGTATTAGTTTATGCCGCGGATGACATTAGTAAAAGCTTAGTTATTAACTCTTATAAAGATAGGCTTGATTCGGACCTCCAACAGAAACTTAGAAATGCTAGGCTTGATATACTCAATGAGTTAAACGGATATATAAATAGCTGGAGGTGGAAGCATCACAAAAAGCGCGCAACTTATACTAGAAGTAAAATAAGTGCAATGAATAATAATATGGAAGATGTTTATAATTTCATTACAGAAGAGCTTTCTATTTTAAATAGGACATTCGAATCGAGTGAACAAGGAGGAGAAAAACATTACAAAGATAATAGACTATCATCAGCATCAACTCACAGTTTAGAAAATTCAGCATATAAAAGGATTATTAGTGAATCAATAGAAAAATTTAATAAAATTTATTCAGAGAAAATAATAGGAAATATATATGATTATGAGAACGGAGTACTAAAAAATATTTATGATAAAGGATATTACACAGATCGTCGTTTCCTATATATTGCCTGTTATCATGGCCATACAAAAATAGTTGAAGAATTAATGAACCGTGAAGTGGACATAACCATTCCATCAGGACCTAATGGACAAACCCATTTATTTATTGCCTGTAAAAAAGGTCATTTAGAGATAGTTAGGCTATTATTAGGTAGATACGAAGATCGAGATTCATCGCATGAAGAAGAAAAACGAGAAAGTTTTTATAAAAAAAATATCAGTACATCACAAAAAATAGTAGATCCTAAGCAAATCAGAACAAATGTAAGCTTGGCAAGGCCAATTAAATTTGTTAGCCCTTTTCAAAATAAAAGGAAAAAGCTAAAGAATTCAGAATTAAACTCGCATAGAAAAGATAAAAAAACCGCTTTATTTATTGCTTGCCAATATGGACGTACAGAAATAGTTAAGCTATTAATAGAAAAGGGCGCTGATTCAATCAAGGCTGCAGAGGATAGACAAACCCCTATGTCTATTGCAGGAAAAAATGGTTATCAAGATATAGTTGATATATTGAGCAAAGCAGTAGTTAGGTAG
- the ftsW gene encoding putative lipid II flippase FtsW — protein MLYRLKLLLTRQNAKTERVRAKLEIDISLVFIMLGLLTFGWIMVTSASMVVAMNDYNNPFFYSIRQGFFAIVSVFLFLVALLVPTKNYEKNFNVFFFIMLIVLVAVLVPGVGKSVNGARRWIPLVIINIQVAELAKLLAIIFFSGYVATNLQKMRNFKEGILVPITLLGCIAILLLMQPDFGSTVVISICVLGMLFVAGSKVRWYGLLLAGMLSMAAMLVIISPYRMHRITGFLDPWENANGSGYQLVQALIGFGRGGWFGDGLGNGVQKQFFLPEAHTDFITSVIAEEIGIAGLMILLVVYLFIVLKAINIAKLAFELKRYYQAFLAYGIGFWMGFQVFVNVGVNTGILPTKGLTLPFISYGGSSLLIMCYTIGILLRIDFENKLLADTINPKYIYIKVS, from the coding sequence AGGGCTACTTACATTTGGATGGATTATGGTAACTTCTGCATCCATGGTTGTTGCAATGAATGATTATAATAATCCTTTTTTTTACTCTATCCGTCAGGGTTTTTTTGCTATTGTATCGGTATTTTTATTTTTAGTAGCTCTATTGGTTCCTACAAAAAATTATGAGAAAAACTTTAATGTTTTCTTTTTTATAATGCTTATAGTGCTAGTGGCTGTATTAGTGCCTGGAGTTGGTAAAAGCGTTAATGGAGCAAGACGCTGGATTCCTTTGGTAATTATTAATATTCAAGTTGCAGAATTAGCTAAACTTTTAGCTATAATATTTTTCTCTGGTTATGTTGCTACAAATCTTCAGAAAATGAGAAATTTTAAAGAAGGCATTCTAGTGCCTATAACTTTATTAGGGTGTATAGCAATACTTTTACTTATGCAGCCTGATTTTGGTTCAACGGTGGTTATATCGATCTGTGTTTTAGGTATGCTTTTTGTTGCAGGCAGCAAAGTACGATGGTATGGTTTGCTTTTAGCAGGCATGTTAAGTATGGCAGCTATGTTAGTAATTATATCTCCATATCGTATGCATAGGATTACAGGCTTCTTGGATCCTTGGGAAAATGCCAACGGCTCAGGCTACCAGCTGGTACAAGCACTTATTGGGTTTGGTAGAGGAGGTTGGTTTGGTGATGGACTAGGCAATGGAGTTCAAAAACAGTTTTTTTTGCCAGAGGCTCATACTGATTTTATCACATCAGTTATAGCTGAGGAGATAGGCATAGCTGGTCTAATGATATTATTGGTAGTTTATTTATTTATAGTTTTAAAGGCTATTAACATCGCTAAGCTAGCATTTGAGTTAAAGAGATATTACCAAGCATTTTTAGCTTATGGTATAGGCTTTTGGATGGGTTTTCAGGTATTTGTAAATGTGGGAGTTAATACAGGAATATTGCCAACAAAAGGTTTAACGTTACCATTTATAAGTTATGGGGGTAGTAGCTTGTTAATCATGTGCTACACAATTGGTATCTTGCTTAGAATAGATTTTGAAAACAAACTCTTAGCAGACACTATCAATCCAAAATATATATATATAAAAGTTAGTTAA